A part of Melittangium boletus DSM 14713 genomic DNA contains:
- a CDS encoding NAD(P)-dependent alcohol dehydrogenase, with protein sequence MPTVQAYAAPSAKAPLAPFSFERREPGPHDVLIDILYCGVCHSDIHSARGEWGPHGLYPMVPGHEIVGKVAQVGGSVTKYKVGDSVGVGCFVDSCRECGQCHAGEEQFCDRGMVGTYNAKDRHGAVTQGGYSTRITVDENYVLRIPESLPLDRAAPLLCAGITTYSPLRHFGVKKGDKVAVVGLGGLGHMGVKLAKKMGAEVTVLSTSPSKKDDALALGAHHFAATSDKATFKQLAGSFDFILDTVSAQHDYNAYLNLLKVDGTMVLVGMPEHPSPLSAAPLVMRRRKLAGSLIGGIRETQEMLDFCAEHNVTSDIEVIPIQKINEAYERMLKGDVRYRFVIDTASLRK encoded by the coding sequence ATGCCGACCGTCCAAGCCTACGCCGCTCCGAGCGCCAAGGCCCCCCTCGCCCCGTTCTCCTTCGAGCGCCGGGAGCCGGGTCCCCACGACGTCCTCATCGACATCCTCTACTGCGGCGTATGCCATTCGGACATCCACTCGGCGCGCGGCGAGTGGGGGCCCCATGGGCTGTACCCCATGGTGCCGGGCCACGAGATCGTCGGGAAGGTCGCCCAGGTGGGCGGCTCCGTCACGAAGTACAAGGTCGGTGACTCCGTCGGTGTGGGCTGCTTCGTGGACTCGTGCCGCGAGTGTGGCCAGTGCCACGCGGGCGAGGAGCAGTTCTGTGACCGCGGCATGGTGGGCACCTACAACGCCAAGGATCGCCACGGCGCCGTGACGCAGGGTGGCTACTCCACCCGCATCACCGTGGACGAGAACTACGTGCTGCGCATCCCGGAGTCCCTTCCGCTCGACCGGGCCGCGCCGCTCTTGTGCGCGGGCATCACCACCTACTCCCCCCTGCGCCACTTCGGCGTGAAGAAGGGCGACAAGGTCGCCGTGGTGGGCCTGGGCGGCCTGGGCCACATGGGCGTGAAGCTCGCCAAGAAGATGGGCGCCGAGGTCACCGTGCTGAGCACCTCGCCCTCCAAGAAGGACGACGCCCTCGCCCTGGGTGCCCACCACTTCGCGGCCACGTCGGACAAGGCGACCTTCAAGCAGCTCGCCGGGAGCTTCGACTTCATCCTCGACACCGTCTCCGCCCAGCACGACTACAACGCCTACCTCAACCTCCTGAAGGTGGACGGCACCATGGTGCTCGTGGGCATGCCCGAGCATCCCTCCCCGCTCTCCGCCGCGCCGCTCGTCATGCGCCGGCGCAAGCTCGCGGGCTCGCTCATCGGTGGCATCCGCGAGACCCAGGAGATGCTCGACTTCTGCGCCGAGCACAACGTGACCTCGGACATCGAGGTCATCCCCATCCAGAAGATCAACGAGGCCTACGAGCGGATGCTCAAGGGTGACGTGCGCTACCGCTTCGTCATCGACACCGCCAGCCTGCGGAAGTGA
- a CDS encoding serine/threonine protein kinase, producing MIKKTTERVVKCPQCLAPLSPKHFAASIVCDYCGTAVQLDPTAVHAERFQRALKEWNDPGTHGYETWWSLEKSHWAPGPLLARGDMTDVYAAERARTPTERVVMKVLRDPAHLPLFEHEWQVLRDLQASEANGAPTFAALLPRPVTRGVLRSGPFVDHSAMVLRWPSGFLHTFEDVRRAYPSGVPAQTTVWMWRRILESLSFIHRSGYVHGAVLPPHLLIQQGEHGLRLLGFSCAERIGLPLRAFHPYYQSFYPGGVLATRRLQVEDDLRMSALCIISLLGGDPERGTVPGSVPAPLALLLRQVGVGEHVHGNGDMAWTLRERVGEVGTAVFGPPSFQPLVMP from the coding sequence GTGATCAAGAAGACGACCGAGCGAGTGGTGAAGTGCCCCCAGTGCCTGGCACCGCTCTCGCCCAAGCACTTCGCCGCCTCGATCGTCTGTGACTACTGCGGCACCGCCGTGCAGTTGGATCCCACGGCCGTTCATGCCGAGCGCTTCCAGCGGGCGTTGAAGGAGTGGAACGACCCCGGGACGCACGGGTACGAGACGTGGTGGAGTCTGGAAAAGAGCCACTGGGCTCCCGGGCCCCTGCTCGCCCGGGGGGACATGACGGACGTCTACGCCGCCGAGCGGGCGCGCACGCCCACCGAGCGCGTCGTGATGAAGGTGCTGCGCGACCCGGCGCACCTGCCCCTCTTCGAGCACGAGTGGCAGGTGCTGCGCGACCTCCAGGCGAGTGAGGCGAACGGAGCGCCCACCTTCGCCGCGCTCCTGCCGCGGCCGGTGACGCGGGGCGTGCTGCGCTCGGGGCCCTTCGTGGACCACTCCGCCATGGTGCTGCGCTGGCCCTCCGGCTTCCTCCACACCTTCGAGGACGTCCGCCGGGCCTACCCCTCGGGCGTGCCCGCCCAGACCACCGTCTGGATGTGGCGGCGCATCCTCGAGTCCCTCTCGTTCATCCACCGCTCGGGCTATGTGCATGGGGCGGTGCTGCCCCCCCATCTGCTCATCCAACAGGGAGAGCATGGCCTGCGGCTGCTGGGCTTCTCCTGCGCGGAGCGCATCGGCCTGCCCCTGCGCGCCTTCCATCCGTACTACCAATCGTTCTACCCCGGCGGCGTCCTGGCCACGCGGCGGCTCCAGGTCGAGGACGACCTGCGGATGAGCGCCCTGTGCATCATCTCCCTGCTCGGAGGAGACCCCGAGCGGGGCACCGTCCCCGGCTCCGTGCCCGCGCCCCTGGCCCTGCTCCTGCGGCAGGTGGGCGTCGGAGAGCACGTGCACGGCAACGGGGACATGGCCTGGACACTTCGCGAGCGCGTTGGTGAAGTGGGCACCGCGGTCTTCGGTCCCCCGAGCTTCCAACCGCTCGTGATGCCGTGA
- a CDS encoding adenylosuccinate synthetase has translation MKGPREGRRVSIVVDLGFGDAGKGLLTDFLVRRDGAGLVVRYNGGAQAGHNVVTPEGRHHTFAQFGAGSFVPGVRTFLAHPFVLHPTALLVEGEVLRARGVDDVFERLRLSERARVITPFHQAMNRLRELARGDARHGSCGVGVGETVRDALDFPEDTVLAGDLRDIPRLTRKLRRIRERKHEELRALPLPDTEPVQRERSLFEFEGVIETWLERAARVVTLGLVVPDTTLGAWMRDTSTTVFEGAQGVLLDEWRGFHPFTTWSRCTADNALELIADSGVDAEVRRVGVLRSHGVRHGAGPLPTETGELRPLVSEHNAPNDWQGRVRYGWFDAVLARYALDVVGGVDELALTHVDLLARLRTWKAAASYQGGSLTRLTLAPSPSLEHQERLTRLLLETVPTFEEREPHEARVLGHIEQLLGRAVNWLSRGPRAEDVSRHHP, from the coding sequence ATGAAGGGGCCTCGCGAGGGGCGGCGCGTCTCCATCGTCGTGGACCTCGGCTTCGGGGACGCGGGCAAGGGGCTGCTGACCGACTTCCTCGTGCGGCGGGACGGGGCGGGCCTGGTGGTGCGCTACAACGGCGGCGCCCAGGCCGGCCACAACGTCGTCACCCCCGAGGGACGGCATCACACCTTCGCCCAGTTCGGCGCGGGCTCGTTCGTCCCGGGGGTGCGCACGTTCCTCGCCCACCCCTTCGTCCTGCATCCCACCGCGCTCCTGGTGGAAGGCGAGGTGCTGCGCGCCCGGGGCGTGGACGACGTCTTCGAGCGCCTGCGGCTGAGCGAGCGCGCGCGCGTCATCACCCCCTTTCATCAAGCCATGAACCGCCTGCGAGAGCTCGCGCGCGGAGACGCACGGCACGGCTCGTGCGGCGTCGGCGTGGGCGAAACGGTCCGGGACGCGCTCGACTTCCCCGAGGACACGGTGCTCGCCGGAGACTTGAGGGACATTCCCCGGCTCACGCGCAAGCTGCGGCGCATCCGCGAGCGCAAACACGAGGAGCTGCGCGCGCTCCCCCTCCCCGACACCGAGCCCGTCCAACGCGAGCGCTCCCTGTTCGAGTTCGAGGGCGTCATCGAGACCTGGCTCGAGCGGGCGGCGCGGGTGGTGACACTCGGGCTGGTGGTGCCGGACACGACGCTCGGCGCGTGGATGCGGGACACCTCCACCACGGTGTTCGAGGGCGCCCAAGGCGTCCTGCTCGACGAGTGGCGGGGCTTCCATCCCTTCACCACCTGGTCCCGCTGCACCGCGGACAACGCCCTGGAGCTGATCGCCGACAGCGGCGTGGACGCCGAGGTGCGGCGGGTGGGCGTGCTGCGCAGCCACGGGGTCCGCCATGGCGCGGGCCCCTTGCCCACGGAGACTGGGGAATTGCGCCCGCTCGTCTCCGAGCACAACGCCCCCAATGACTGGCAGGGCCGCGTGCGCTACGGCTGGTTCGACGCGGTGCTCGCCCGCTACGCGCTCGACGTGGTGGGCGGCGTGGACGAGCTCGCCCTCACCCACGTGGATCTGCTCGCGCGGCTGCGCACCTGGAAGGCCGCCGCGAGCTACCAGGGCGGGAGCCTCACGCGCCTCACGCTCGCGCCCTCCCCCTCGCTCGAACACCAGGAACGGCTCACGCGGCTGCTGCTGGAGACAGTCCCCACATTCGAGGAGCGCGAGCCCCACGAAGCGCGGGTCCTGGGACACATCGAACAACTCCTGGGCCGCGCCGTGAATTGGTTATCGCGAGGTCCACGGGCGGAGGACGTCTCCCGCCATCACCCATGA